In the genome of Prosthecobacter debontii, one region contains:
- a CDS encoding PEP-CTERM sorting domain-containing protein, which translates to MKPPPLRLLSLASAMAVAMLGLAQPAVASTIFWGSSIGVDVLIDSNGQPLGGEFSFEMGVFDNGFVPTVTNINDWAANWRVFDIAFDPTPTIPDDGDPEGWSEENQAFAGTVDHLSDGTSDSPYATPGFQFQQGTVVYLWVYNTKDRVTETEWALVTDGVNTGDTLSDWVFPDPAEVAGSYDWMLGDADSAVYGGLSDNGGGGVTLQTLVVPVPEPGSVLLLGVTVLGALLHRRRPIKTTTC; encoded by the coding sequence ATGAAACCACCCCCCCTCCGCCTTTTGTCCCTGGCCTCCGCGATGGCGGTAGCCATGCTGGGGCTTGCGCAGCCTGCCGTTGCCAGCACCATTTTCTGGGGCAGTTCCATCGGGGTGGACGTATTGATCGACTCCAATGGCCAGCCGCTCGGCGGCGAGTTTTCGTTTGAGATGGGTGTGTTTGACAATGGCTTCGTGCCGACGGTGACGAACATCAACGATTGGGCAGCCAACTGGCGGGTCTTTGACATTGCGTTTGACCCCACACCGACGATTCCGGATGATGGTGATCCTGAGGGATGGTCGGAGGAAAACCAAGCCTTCGCGGGCACGGTGGATCACCTCTCGGATGGCACCTCCGATTCGCCTTATGCCACCCCCGGGTTCCAATTTCAGCAGGGCACGGTGGTTTATCTGTGGGTGTATAACACCAAGGATCGAGTCACGGAAACGGAGTGGGCTCTGGTGACGGATGGGGTGAATACCGGGGATACGCTGAGTGACTGGGTCTTTCCTGATCCGGCCGAGGTGGCAGGCTCTTATGATTGGATGCTGGGAGACGCGGACTCGGCTGTCTATGGGGGGCTGAGTGACAACGGCGGTGGTGGAGTGACGCTCCAGACGCTGGTGGTGCCTGTGCCGGAGCCTGGCTCAGTGCTGCTGCTCGGGGTGACTGTGTTGGGGGCTCTGCTGCATCGCCGCCGCCCGATCAAGACCACCACCTGTTGA
- a CDS encoding ferredoxin: MADVENKYSQNTPGAYYVDDQCIDCDLCRETAPANFKRDDDGGHSFVYKQPETDEERELAEEALAGCPVEAIGRDGE, translated from the coding sequence ATGGCAGACGTAGAAAACAAGTATTCCCAAAACACCCCCGGCGCCTACTACGTGGACGACCAGTGCATCGACTGCGACCTGTGCCGTGAAACTGCGCCCGCCAACTTCAAGCGCGACGACGACGGTGGTCACTCCTTCGTTTACAAGCAGCCTGAGACCGACGAAGAGCGTGAACTCGCTGAGGAAGCCCTCGCTGGCTGCCCTGTCGAAGCCATCGGCCGCGACGGCGAATAA
- a CDS encoding glycosyltransferase has translation MHVVLFPLGSAGDVFPFLWLGRHLRARGHRVTVVVACVFEEVVRKAGLEVVPMGTPELFDRFISDPRVWKLYQGTKLVFEFAGENTEPVLAVVESLIQQGARPDLLLAPCTVFGARLAREKHGIPLISVHVQPAVLISAHETPVLFPGMQHFRKLPLTLRQWLVRLPNPADRFAAAPVRAACARHGVAAPRRLWWEWADSPDGVLALFPEWFARPQPDWPPQLLQWHFPLEDIATERPLSSEVTDFLAEGTAPIVFTPGSANIQARRFFEVALSAVTTLGERAIFVTRDLSQLPSPLPSRVLAVEYAPFSTLIPHASVFVHHGGIGTLSQGFAAGVPQLIMAMAHDQPDNAYRLEQLGAGIGLSPRTFTPRRVSQTLHRLLTEPRYQQAALRCQQHIQQRPAVEALTEWIESRTLG, from the coding sequence ATGCACGTCGTTCTTTTTCCTCTTGGCAGTGCCGGTGATGTCTTCCCCTTCCTCTGGCTCGGGCGGCATCTGCGGGCGCGAGGGCATCGTGTCACCGTTGTGGTGGCCTGTGTTTTCGAGGAGGTGGTGCGGAAAGCCGGCCTGGAGGTGGTTCCCATGGGCACCCCGGAACTCTTTGACCGCTTCATTTCCGATCCCCGCGTCTGGAAGCTCTACCAGGGCACCAAGCTCGTCTTCGAATTTGCGGGAGAAAACACCGAGCCCGTGCTGGCGGTGGTGGAGTCCCTCATCCAACAGGGAGCCCGCCCCGATCTCCTGCTGGCCCCCTGCACCGTCTTCGGCGCCCGCTTGGCGCGGGAAAAACACGGCATCCCGCTGATCTCCGTCCATGTCCAGCCCGCTGTGCTCATCAGTGCCCACGAGACGCCCGTGCTCTTCCCGGGCATGCAGCACTTCCGAAAACTGCCGCTGACACTTCGGCAGTGGCTGGTGCGCCTGCCCAACCCTGCCGACCGCTTTGCCGCCGCCCCTGTGCGGGCCGCCTGCGCCCGTCATGGTGTCGCCGCACCGCGCCGCCTCTGGTGGGAGTGGGCCGACTCTCCCGATGGCGTGCTGGCCCTCTTCCCCGAGTGGTTTGCCCGTCCACAGCCCGACTGGCCACCGCAGCTCCTCCAGTGGCATTTCCCGCTGGAAGACATCGCCACCGAGAGGCCCCTGTCGAGCGAAGTGACTGACTTCCTGGCTGAAGGGACAGCCCCCATCGTCTTCACCCCTGGCAGCGCCAATATCCAGGCCCGGCGTTTCTTCGAGGTCGCCCTCAGCGCCGTCACCACCCTCGGCGAGCGCGCCATCTTCGTGACCCGGGATCTCAGCCAACTCCCCTCCCCCTTACCCTCCCGAGTTTTAGCGGTGGAGTACGCCCCGTTTTCCACCCTCATCCCGCACGCCTCCGTCTTCGTCCATCACGGCGGCATCGGCACCCTGTCCCAAGGCTTCGCCGCCGGGGTGCCCCAGCTCATCATGGCCATGGCGCACGATCAGCCGGACAACGCCTACCGGCTGGAGCAACTCGGTGCCGGCATCGGCCTCAGCCCGCGCACCTTTACGCCTCGGCGGGTGAGTCAAACCCTGCACCGACTGCTGACCGAGCCTCGCTACCAACAAGCCGCCCTGCGCTGTCAGCAACACATCCAGCAACGTCCTGCCGTGGAAGCGCTGACGGAGTGGATCGAATCCCGCACTTTAGGTTAG